The genomic interval CGCGATAAATACCAAATTGCCGTGGTGACGAATGACATCTATACACGCGAGGATGCGGAATTTCTAATTCGCAGCCAGGCATTACCGGCCGAGCGGATTGTCGGTGTTGAAACCGGCGGATGTCCCCATACTGCCATTCGTGAAGATGCATCCATGAACCTTACGGCAATAGACAAGCTGACCCAGCGCTTTCCGGACCTTGACCTCATCTTGGTAGAGAGCGGAGGAGACAATCTAAGCGCCACTTTTAGTCCGGAACTTGCTGACTTGACTATTTATGTAATCGACGTGGCAGCCGGAGATAAAATCCCCCGGAAGGGCGGTCCTGGTATCACCAAGAGTGATCTCCTGGTTATCAATAAAATAGATTTGGCGCCTTTTGTGGGAGCATCCCTTGAAGTAATGAAGCGGGATGCAACTCTGATGCGTGGAGATTCTCCTTTCGTATTTACCAACTTAAAGACTCAGGAAGGAGTTGATGAAGTGAT from Desulfovulcanus ferrireducens carries:
- the ureG gene encoding urease accessory protein UreG; its protein translation is MMSKQPLRVGIGGPVGSGKTALIDIICKKLRDKYQIAVVTNDIYTREDAEFLIRSQALPAERIVGVETGGCPHTAIREDASMNLTAIDKLTQRFPDLDLILVESGGDNLSATFSPELADLTIYVIDVAAGDKIPRKGGPGITKSDLLVINKIDLAPFVGASLEVMKRDATLMRGDSPFVFTNLKTQEGVDEVIKFIITKGMLDLDDA